The segment CGGCGGACTGAGCGTCTTGTATTACTGTCCACTATTACCGAAAAAATAAGGGTTAGAGATTTTGTCTCTAACCCTTTAATTTTTCTGGTGGAGATGAGGAGGATCGAACTCCTGGCCTCCGCATTGCGAACGCGGCGCAAGTCATTTCACTTAATTTCCACCACTGTCAATTATTCATTATTTTCTGGCTATTTAGTGAAATACAATTTTCATTGACTTCACCCTTTTTGCGCGTATTTTTGCCTTTCAGGTGGGGGATACGGTGGGGGACGAAGAGCCCCGGAAGCCTCCGCACTAGAGGGAAAAATGGCAAAGCAAGAACGCATCAAGACGAAATACCCAGGTGTTTTTCTGGTGGAGTCGGTTTCACCAGCCACGGGCAAGCCGGATCAGATTATCTACATCCGGTACAAGGTGGACGGGAAACTGATTGAGGAAAAGGTGGGGCGGACCTCGGTCAACGCCATGAGCGCGGCCAAGGCGAACCAACTCCGGTCGGACCGTATGGCGGGCAAGGCCGATCCCAACACGGTTAGGCGCGCCAAGGAACAGGCCGCCAAGGATGCCGAGGCGGGGCGATGGACCATTGCCAAGCTCTGGAACGCATACAGCGCGGCGAAGACCTTGAGCGTCAAACGTTCCCAGACCGACCACAGCCGTTTTGAAAAGTACCTGGCCAAGCCATTTGGCAACAAGGAGCCCCACGAAATTGACGCCTTTTCCGTGCATCAGTTGACAAAGCGGCTTAAAGATTCGGGGTTCTCACCCGCTACTGTATGGGGTGTCCTAGAGCTCTTGCGCCGGATCGTGAACTTTGGAGTGAAGAACGGGGATTGTTCGCCATTGGGGTTCAAGATTGATATGCCCAAGGTGGACAACGAGAAAACCGAGTTCATGACCCCGGATCAGGCGCGGGCATACTTCCAGGCCCTTGATGAAGAGGTGGACCAGGACGCGGCGGCGTATTTCCGGATCATGCTTTTGACCGGCATCCGCAAGGGGGCGCTCTTGGCCCTGAAGTGGGAAGACGTGGATCTTGAAAAAGGTTTCCTCACCCTGCAAGGCGCGGTGGCGAAGAACGGCAAGACCCGGACCATCCCCTTGTCCCCCGGAGCGTTGACCGTGCTGAAGGGCATTGCACGAACTGATAGCCCCTATGTCTGGCCAGGGAGGGGCGGCGGCCCAAGGGAAGCCTTTCGGCATATGGCGCGGCGGCTTCGTGACAAGGCCGGACTTCCAAAGTCCTTCCGCCCATGCCACGGGTTGAGACATCACTTTGCGTCCTGGCTGGCTTCGAGTGGACAGGTTGACCTTTACACGTTGCAGAACCTCTTGACCCACGGCAGCGCGGCCATGACGGTTCGCTATGCCCATTTGGCGGACGATGCCCTGAAGCGGGCGGCGTTGGTGGCGGATAGTATCATGGAAGCGGGCCAGGGTGGGGCGGTTGCGATCAACGAATTGACCGCGAACGGTAAAGAGTAATTTTCCCTCTTCCCTGGGACGTTCCAGGGAGGAAACAAGACGGCCCCGGCGGGTGCTACGAACACCGAGCCAGGGCCTAACCACAACACACCTTCTACGGAGGTAATGTCATGGCTGAGAAGTCCCTATCCGCAGACCGTCCGAGCGGCAAGCCCGCTGACCTCGATTCCATCCGCCTTCACCTGGCACGTCATGAGCTGGCGGCCCTGCAAGCGACGTTCGCGACGTGCGCCGCCGCCATGACCTCAATTCTGGCCATGGACCGTCCGGCGGACGCCATCCCGATCCTCGACTTTCTGGCCACGCATCCTTTCCAGGAGCGCCTTGACCACGCCCAAGACCTGCTTGGCGCGGTGGCGTCCGATCCAGACGCCACGGGGGTGGAAGCATGAACGCCGCGCCCATAGCTGACCTCTACGAGATCCCCACGGCCCTGGACTGGATAGCAAGCGGCATAGAGGCGAACGAACGCGACTACGGCGCGGGCTATGCGGTCAAGGCAGTGTCGGAGCGCCTAACGGCCATCATCCACGCCATGGAGCTGGATCTTCACAACGAGCAAGGGGGTGCGGCATGAGCACTGCAAAGGTTCTGCCCTTCCCTGGCGTGGTCCATCACAAAATTTCAGGGCCTAGCCGTGGACTAGCTACCCATGGCGAAGAGCGCGAACCAAGCCCCGGCAGCGCCTGGCCCTGGATCATCTTTTCCGGGGCTGGAGGGCTCCCGATGGCACGGCCATGGACTACAGGCGAGGAAATACTTTCAACCAGGTGGGGAAATATCCCCGGTCTCTTGCTTGAGGCGGTGCGGACAGGTGGGATTAAGCCATACGACGGGAATACGCTCCAAGAGGTGCCCAGAGAAATGGACCCGTGCTTGTTTTGCGATCATCCAGGCGAAGGGGCGAACTCCTGCCAATATGCGTATAGGCCGGAATCCATCTGGCAGAACATTGAGGACCTTCAGCGCGGCAAGGTAAGATACGGGAAATTGATGTGCAGATCAGGGAAGTACCTAAAGGGCCACGAAATCGAACACCGCGTTACGCGGGCCAAGGGATACGCCTACCGGACGCAGGACGTAGAGGCATACGAGCGCGCCCACGGTCTAGGCCCGGCGGCGCAAGTGACAGCGGGTCCACCTTCACCCCTGGATCGGGAAGAGGCCGCGCCGGATCGGGAGGAGGGCGCGAAGATGCTCAGTGAACATCCTGACAATCCTTTAGACTATGGCAAGCAGTTGGTGGCCAAAGGGTATTTGCCTTCTGTGCGTATCGAGCGGCTGAATGCGGCATTTCCGGATCTATCAACCGCGCAGCTAGGGGCGTATGCAAGGGGGCTTGAGCCATGCGAAAAAGGCAAAGGCTCGAACAAAAAATGGTACCAAGACAACAAGCCAAAGTAAGCCATGGTGCCCCGGTTTTTTTTGTGCGCTTGAAAATGTAACCGAAAATGTATCCGGTTTTGTGTACGGTGTAGCCGGTTTCGTGTGTAGCTATTAGCCTGTTTTCATTTGTATTCTCATGGCCGTTCACGGGTTTCCGTGGGCGGCCATTTTCATTTTTGGAGGAACAAATGGAACAGCGAGTATTCGGACCGGAGCGCAAGATTGACCCCAAGAACCAGCCACGCGGGACGTGGAGGGAAGAACAGGCGGCGGAATATCTGGGGATGAGGGTTGGGACGCTTCGGAATTGGCGGTTCAAGTGCGTTGGGCCTCGTTACCTGAAAATCGGGCGGTCAGTGCGCTACCTGCAAGCGGATCTCGACGCCTTCCTGGAACGGTCCACCGTGACCCCGCAGGCGTAGGGGGTGGGCATGGAAATGAAAAAGCCCCGAACCGGGGCAACGATTCAGGGCGTGAAACAAAAAGGCGACGACAAAGCCCTTGTTTCATGCCGTGGGCGGGTAGTCAAGCCCAGCTTCCGCCGGTGGCGGCGGATCGGGGGGCGCTCATGATCGACTTGAACCAAGCCCGGCACTACCCGCCAGTGGACGAACGGCACCGAATCGAAAGCGCCCTGGCCTTCATTGACCCGCAGGACCGGGAAACATGGGTGGCCGTTGGCCAGGCCATCCAAAACGAGCTTGGCGAGGACGGCTTTTCCCTTTGGAACGAATGGAGCCAAGGGGCGGACAACTACAACGAGCGGGCCGCGCTGGACGTGTGGCGGAGCTTTGGCCAGGGCGGCGGGCGGACTGTGGCCACGCTGTTCAAGCTGGCCAGGGATAACGGGTGGGCCGATGACACGAAACCCGCCCCCTTGACCCAGGAAGAGGCGGAGGCCCGCAGGCGTTCCAGGGAAGAGGCAAAGCGCCTGAACGCTGAAACGAAGGCCAAGCGACACGCAGAACGGGCGCTTGTGGCGCGGGCGGTATACGAGGCGGCCAGTCCCGAGGGTGTCACGGATCACGCATACGCGGCGCGCAAGGGCGTAATCAACGCGCGGCGCGTCCGGCGTGGCCGCTACCTGGACCATGATTGCCTGATCGTGCCCCTATACGGCGAAGACGGCCAAATCCAGACCGTCCAGGCCATCGCGGGCGGGCCAGTGTTCGACGGCGATCGAGACAAGACGCTCTTGGGAGGCGCTCGCAAGTCCGGATGCTTTTTGCCGATAGGCCCCACGTTCCGGGGCGCTTCCCGAATCTGCATTGCCGAGGGTCTGGCCACGGCGGAGGCGGTTCACAACGCGACGGGCTTGCCCGTGGTCATGGCCGTAGACGCCGGGAACATGCTTCCCGTGGGCGAGATCGTCCGCAGACTGGCCGCGCCGGGGGCAGAGATCGTCTTTTGTGCCGACGATGACCAGACCCCTGGAACGGACCAGAACCCCGGCATGAAGGCCGCGCAAAAGGCGGCCCAAGCCGTGGGCGGCGTCGTGGCAAGCCCCGCCATGGGAAAGAAAGCGGACTTCTGGGACGTGTGGGCGGAGCTGGGACCGGAGGCAGTGCGGGAGCGGATCGAGGCGGCGGGCCAGGGAAGTGCAGAAAATGACAAGTTTCTTGCCGGGATTTTCAACGGCGCGGACCTGCTCAAAATGGACTTGCCGGAAATCAAGTGGGCCGTGCCGGGGCTTTTGCCCGCAGGTCTGGTCATCCTGGCAGGCGGGCCAAAGCTGGGCAAGTCATGGCTGATCTATGGCGTGGTGGCTGGTGTTGGGGCTGGTGGCCTTGTCTTGGGGCATTTCCAGTCAAACCCCGGAAAGGTGCTCTACCTCGCCTTGGAGGACAGCAAGAAGCGCTTACAGGACCGGCTTCGGTCACTGTGCCAAATAGACCCAGGGATTGAAGCTGGCCTTGCCCGCGTCGATTTTCAAGTGACATGGCCCCGCTTTGATGACGAAGGCGGCTTGGACAAGCTCGAAACCTACATCGTGCAGAACGTGCCGGTCGGCCTCAAGCTGGTGGTCATCGATACCATGGCAAAGGTGGGACCGAAGGCCAAGGCCAAAGGGCTGAACGCATACGAGAGCGACAGCCTCGCCATGGGCCGCATCAAGGCTCTAGCAGACAAGCACGGCATCTGCATTTTGCTTATCACCCACCTGAACAAGCTCCGCACAAGCAAAGACCCCTTCGAGGCCATCACGGGCAGCATGGGCCAGTTTGGCACGGCTGACACTGCCATGCTTCTGGCCCGCACCAGGGGGGCGGACACGGCCAAGCTCATGACCACAGGCCGCGACATTGAAGGCCACACATACGGGCTCCGGTGGCTGTCACCAGGGTGGACTTGCACGGGGATCGACAATTCCGAGCCAGCCCCGAGAATGACCCAGGAGCGGCAAGCAGTTCTCCAGGTATTCCAAGAGAATACTGGCCCAATGAGCCCCGCCATGGTGGCCAACGCTACGGGGAAGACCCCGAAGAACTCCAGTAAACTAATAAAAAAACTAGAAGAAGAGGGTTTTCTTTTTTCTGTTGGGTATGGGCTTTATTCTCTCGCTGGGAGTGGGGGAAGTGGTGGGAGTGGGGGAAGTGGTGGGAGTGGGGGAAGTGGTGGGAGTGGGCATATCGGGGAGGTTCTACCGGGTGGGGGTACTTCTGCCACTTCTACCACTTCTACTTGTGTTCTTAAGGGCAGCGAAAACGCCCATTCCCCTGGCACGTTCAATCCGACCGGCACGGACGGCGAAGGGTGGGAAGACATATGAGCGCGGCGGAAGTCCTTCACCAACTCGAAGCGGCTGGCGTGCGCGTGGTCATGCCCGAACCTGGACGGCTCCGCTTGATCGGCACCGACGATGCCCGCGCCAAGGTCAAGGCCCTTGTCCTGGAACACCGGCAAGAGATTGCGGAACACTTGGCCGCGTCGGCTTCATTTCTGGACCCGGTAGAGGCCGGATACCTCGACGCCTACAAGGCCATGGCGAATCGGTCAGAGTGCCGTGGATACCCGCAGGCGTGCCCACGGTGCCGATTGCTCATGGCGGATCTGGAAACCTGCTTGCTTGGGCCGGAGGCGGAGCACGTCGCCACGGCCTCCCAGGAGCCCGCAGGCGCGCCGGAAGTGCAAAGCCGGGCCAATGGTCGGAAAAACAGCCAGAGCCCCGCTGCGGGGCGCACAGAGCGAAAAACGGAGGGCCTGAAATGATCCACGCCACCATCACCAACGAAATCATCATCCGGGGCGCATCCCTGACGCAGGCCGCCGCAATCGAGCGCGCGCTGACCATCCCGAACCCGGCCTTTGACCTGGCTCTTCGGGCCGGGCGCTATACTGGCAATTTGTCTCCACGGCTGGAGTTCTTCCGCGTGACCCGTGCTGGCGACCTGATCCTTCCGCGCGGCTTCGGGGACGAGCTGGTCAGAATGTTTCCGGACATCGCCTGGACCGATCAGCGGCTTGTCCTGCCCGGAGTCAACTTCGAGTTCGGCGGACAGCTCCGGGGCTACCAGACCCAGGCCGTCAACGCCATGCTGGCCCGCTCCCGCGGCGTGCTCCAAGCCGGGACAGGCGCGGGCAAGACCGTCATGGCTATGGCCATCATCGCGGCCAGGAAACAGCCGTGCCTTGTGTTGGTCCACAACGCGGAACTCCTGAACCAATGGCGTGACCGCGCCCGGCAGTTCCTCGGCATCGATGCCGGACGGATCGGCGGCGGCAAGTTCGAGGTGAAGCCGCTGACCATCGGCATCATCAACACGGTCCGAAACCGCTTGGGTGAACTTGCCCAGCACTTCGGGCAGATCGTCGTGGACGAATGCCACAGATGCCCGTCCGCCATGTTCACCGAGGCCGTGAACGCTTTCCCGGCCAAGTACCGCCTCGGGCTTTCGGCCACGCCCTACCGCAGCGACGGACTGACCAAGGCCATTGGTTTCTTCATCGGCCCGAAGGTGCATGAGGTGGACGCGAATCACCTCCGGGAGATCGGCGCGATATTAAAGCCCGAGGTCATCACCCGACAGACCGGCTTCACCTGGTGCGGTGACCAAAGCGGTGAATATCAACGCCTACTCTCGGACTTGACCCAGGACGAAACGCGGAACGCCTTGATTGCCCAGGACGTGAAGCGGGAGCTGGCCAGGGAAGCCGGAACCGCCTTGGTTGTCTCGGATCGGGTAGGCCACCTGGAAGCCCTGGCCGCCTGTCTCCGGGCCTTGGGCGAGGATATGGTGTTGCTGACAGGGAAGACGCCAACGGCGCAGCGTGAGGCCATTGTGGAGCGTACCCGCGCGGGGAAGGTGCGGGTGCTGGGGAGCACGGTCCAACTCATTGGCGAGGGCTTTGACGCGCCGGGACTGGCCAGCTTGTTCTTGGCCACGCCGATCAAGTTTAGCGGGCGTTTGCTCCAAGTGGTCGGGCGCGTGCTCAGACCACAGGCTGGAAAGGTGCCTCGCGTTTTTGACTACATCGACCCCGTGGGCGTGCTGACCGCATCGGCCAAGGC is part of the Deltaproteobacteria bacterium genome and harbors:
- a CDS encoding DNA-binding protein, with the protein product MEQRVFGPERKIDPKNQPRGTWREEQAAEYLGMRVGTLRNWRFKCVGPRYLKIGRSVRYLQADLDAFLERSTVTPQA
- a CDS encoding toprim domain-containing protein, producing the protein MPWAGSQAQLPPVAADRGALMIDLNQARHYPPVDERHRIESALAFIDPQDRETWVAVGQAIQNELGEDGFSLWNEWSQGADNYNERAALDVWRSFGQGGGRTVATLFKLARDNGWADDTKPAPLTQEEAEARRRSREEAKRLNAETKAKRHAERALVARAVYEAASPEGVTDHAYAARKGVINARRVRRGRYLDHDCLIVPLYGEDGQIQTVQAIAGGPVFDGDRDKTLLGGARKSGCFLPIGPTFRGASRICIAEGLATAEAVHNATGLPVVMAVDAGNMLPVGEIVRRLAAPGAEIVFCADDDQTPGTDQNPGMKAAQKAAQAVGGVVASPAMGKKADFWDVWAELGPEAVRERIEAAGQGSAENDKFLAGIFNGADLLKMDLPEIKWAVPGLLPAGLVILAGGPKLGKSWLIYGVVAGVGAGGLVLGHFQSNPGKVLYLALEDSKKRLQDRLRSLCQIDPGIEAGLARVDFQVTWPRFDDEGGLDKLETYIVQNVPVGLKLVVIDTMAKVGPKAKAKGLNAYESDSLAMGRIKALADKHGICILLITHLNKLRTSKDPFEAITGSMGQFGTADTAMLLARTRGADTAKLMTTGRDIEGHTYGLRWLSPGWTCTGIDNSEPAPRMTQERQAVLQVFQENTGPMSPAMVANATGKTPKNSSKLIKKLEEEGFLFSVGYGLYSLAGSGGSGGSGGSGGSGGSGGSGHIGEVLPGGGTSATSTTSTCVLKGSENAHSPGTFNPTGTDGEGWEDI
- a CDS encoding DEAD/DEAH box helicase translates to MHATITNEIIIRGASLTQAAAIERALTIPNPAFDLALRAGRYTGNLSPRLEFFRVTRAGDLILPRGFGDELVRMFPDIAWTDQRLVLPGVNFEFGGQLRGYQTQAVNAMLARSRGVLQAGTGAGKTVMAMAIIAARKQPCLVLVHNAELLNQWRDRARQFLGIDAGRIGGGKFEVKPLTIGIINTVRNRLGELAQHFGQIVVDECHRCPSAMFTEAVNAFPAKYRLGLSATPYRSDGLTKAIGFFIGPKVHEVDANHLREIGAILKPEVITRQTGFTWCGDQSGEYQRLLSDLTQDETRNALIAQDVKRELAREAGTALVVSDRVGHLEALAACLRALGEDMVLLTGKTPTAQREAIVERTRAGKVRVLGSTVQLIGEGFDAPGLASLFLATPIKFSGRLLQVVGRVLRPQAGKVPRVFDYIDPVGVLTASAKARAETYRRIAA
- a CDS encoding site-specific integrase, which translates into the protein MAKQERIKTKYPGVFLVESVSPATGKPDQIIYIRYKVDGKLIEEKVGRTSVNAMSAAKANQLRSDRMAGKADPNTVRRAKEQAAKDAEAGRWTIAKLWNAYSAAKTLSVKRSQTDHSRFEKYLAKPFGNKEPHEIDAFSVHQLTKRLKDSGFSPATVWGVLELLRRIVNFGVKNGDCSPLGFKIDMPKVDNEKTEFMTPDQARAYFQALDEEVDQDAAAYFRIMLLTGIRKGALLALKWEDVDLEKGFLTLQGAVAKNGKTRTIPLSPGALTVLKGIARTDSPYVWPGRGGGPREAFRHMARRLRDKAGLPKSFRPCHGLRHHFASWLASSGQVDLYTLQNLLTHGSAAMTVRYAHLADDALKRAALVADSIMEAGQGGAVAINELTANGKE